From the Alphaproteobacteria bacterium LSUCC0719 genome, one window contains:
- a CDS encoding Tim44/TimA family putative adaptor protein → MPFIDIIIFAVIAVLLVLRLRSVLGQRTGYDEQPPRGEQPNNGSADVISIDAGRRSDAGDGHGLAALKKADRQFSEKQFLNGAAGAFEMILSAYADGDLAKLKRLLSYDLLQSFTQSIQQRSSDGEVLSIALDELRDLRILDAKVFDNVASVTVEFQSTQTRTLTDSDGNVIEDEDTGTRDLIDIWTFERDLTLDDPNWKLAETETPDGE, encoded by the coding sequence GTGCCATTCATTGATATCATCATTTTTGCCGTGATTGCCGTCCTGCTGGTCCTGCGTCTCAGATCTGTTCTGGGACAGCGGACAGGCTATGACGAACAGCCACCGCGTGGCGAGCAGCCCAACAACGGGTCTGCAGACGTCATTTCCATTGACGCTGGTCGACGGTCGGACGCCGGCGACGGTCATGGGCTTGCCGCCCTGAAAAAGGCGGACCGGCAGTTTTCCGAAAAACAATTCCTCAATGGGGCCGCCGGTGCCTTTGAGATGATTCTGTCGGCCTACGCTGATGGTGATCTTGCGAAACTGAAGCGCCTGTTGAGCTATGATCTGCTGCAGAGCTTCACCCAGTCGATCCAGCAACGCTCTTCAGACGGTGAAGTGCTGAGCATCGCGCTTGACGAACTTCGCGACCTGCGAATCCTCGATGCCAAGGTGTTTGACAATGTCGCCTCGGTAACGGTTGAGTTCCAGAGTACCCAAACCCGCACCCTGACCGATAGTGATGGTAATGTGATCGAGGATGAGGATACAGGGACGCGTGATCTGATCGATATATGGACCTTCGAACGTGATCTGACGCTTGATGATCCGAACTGGAAACTGGCTGAAACCGAAACACCGGACGGAGAGTGA
- a CDS encoding Smr/MutS family protein, whose protein sequence is MTKHRDNRGDDDATVWKRLTDGVKAYRADPPAPIRPKPSPPLPRRAVRPTPPPAGTAPSAPAMKQPDPVDLRAGEHAGIDKSTRRRLAQGQLAIESRLDLHGMTAAQAERRLAGFIDSAARQDQRCVLVITGKGTGGTGVLRRLVPEWLKSPPLAQRVLAISSARPGDGGDGALYVLLRRRRQPS, encoded by the coding sequence ATGACCAAGCATCGTGACAATCGGGGCGATGATGACGCCACTGTCTGGAAACGTCTGACAGATGGTGTAAAGGCCTATCGCGCCGATCCGCCAGCGCCAATCCGCCCAAAACCATCCCCGCCACTGCCGCGTCGTGCTGTCAGGCCGACCCCGCCTCCGGCAGGAACGGCGCCATCCGCTCCGGCAATGAAGCAACCCGATCCGGTGGATCTTCGGGCTGGCGAACATGCCGGCATCGACAAATCGACCCGCCGCCGTCTTGCACAGGGGCAGCTGGCGATTGAATCGCGGCTTGATCTTCACGGCATGACGGCCGCACAGGCCGAACGCCGTCTGGCAGGGTTCATTGACAGCGCCGCAAGGCAGGATCAGCGATGTGTCCTCGTGATCACCGGCAAGGGAACCGGTGGAACAGGTGTGCTGCGCCGGCTCGTTCCGGAATGGCTGAAATCACCGCCACTGGCCCAGCGTGTTCTTGCCATTTCTTCAGCCCGTCCCGGCGATGGGGGCGATGGCGCGCTTTATGTTCTGCTGCGCCGACGGCGCCAGCCATCATGA
- a CDS encoding helix-turn-helix domain-containing protein: MTPFGERMRVLRAARGLTQQQQADQLGVSKAYISALENGARGRPSAPFVDQICAWLGLIWDDAEDLKALAARSHPKPTIDASRSHAGAVELANLMATHIGSLDRAACQRLIEALRDEVRRSG; the protein is encoded by the coding sequence ATGACCCCGTTTGGTGAAAGAATGCGCGTATTGCGCGCCGCCCGTGGTCTGACCCAGCAACAGCAGGCCGATCAGCTTGGTGTGTCGAAAGCCTATATCTCGGCACTTGAGAATGGTGCCCGCGGCCGCCCGTCTGCGCCGTTTGTCGACCAGATTTGCGCCTGGCTTGGCCTGATCTGGGATGATGCCGAGGATCTGAAGGCCCTTGCTGCGCGTTCGCACCCGAAACCGACAATCGATGCCAGCAGGTCGCACGCCGGTGCCGTCGAATTGGCCAATCTGATGGCCACCCATATCGGCTCGCTTGACAGGGCCGCATGTCAACGTCTGATCGAGGCGCTGCGGGATGAGGTGCGGCGCTCCGGCTGA
- a CDS encoding N-acetyltransferase family protein, which translates to MTPKKLSTHVPRISVESPSRLSGVDIDELCDAAEGAIRSGGGFGWLTPPPRSVMEDYWRGVQMIPERHLIIARLDKVVAGSCQIVRPPRNNEAQAFNCQLTTFFVAPWARGHGLAQMIVAEAEALAKSKGFTMISLDVRSTQDRAIQSFEARGFVRYAVNDYYARVDNDYVSGFYYHKELT; encoded by the coding sequence ATGACACCGAAGAAACTGTCCACACATGTTCCCCGCATTTCGGTGGAAAGCCCGTCCCGGCTCAGCGGTGTCGATATCGACGAGCTGTGTGACGCTGCCGAGGGCGCGATCCGTTCCGGTGGTGGTTTTGGCTGGCTGACACCACCACCACGCTCGGTAATGGAGGATTATTGGCGCGGCGTGCAGATGATTCCCGAACGCCACCTCATCATTGCCAGGCTGGACAAGGTTGTCGCCGGGTCATGCCAGATTGTCCGCCCGCCACGCAACAATGAAGCCCAGGCTTTTAATTGTCAGCTGACAACATTTTTCGTGGCACCCTGGGCGCGTGGTCACGGGCTGGCGCAGATGATTGTCGCCGAGGCCGAGGCACTGGCGAAATCAAAGGGCTTTACGATGATCAGTCTGGATGTTCGCTCGACCCAGGACCGCGCCATCCAGTCCTTCGAGGCCCGTGGTTTTGTGCGTTACGCGGTGAATGACTATTATGCGCGCGTGGATAATGATTACGTGTCCGGTTTCTATTACCACAAGGAGCTGACGTGA
- a CDS encoding HIT domain-containing protein, translating to MSYDDQNIFAKILRGEIPCTKIAEDEHTLAFADINPARAVHVLVIPKGAYIDWRDFAATATADEQAAFTRMIGHVAEVTGIAETGFRVVSNIGSDGHQEVPHLHMHVLGGEPVGPMVTRG from the coding sequence ATGAGCTATGACGACCAGAACATCTTTGCCAAGATCCTTCGTGGTGAAATTCCCTGCACCAAGATAGCCGAGGATGAACACACTCTTGCCTTTGCGGATATCAACCCGGCCCGCGCCGTGCATGTGCTTGTCATTCCCAAAGGTGCCTATATCGACTGGCGGGATTTCGCCGCCACGGCCACGGCCGATGAACAGGCGGCCTTCACCCGTATGATTGGTCATGTTGCCGAGGTGACCGGCATTGCCGAGACAGGGTTTCGGGTGGTTTCAAACATCGGCTCCGATGGCCATCAGGAAGTGCCGCACCTTCATATGCATGTGCTTGGCGGTGAACCTGTGGGGCCGATGGTAACCCGTGGATAG
- a CDS encoding YifB family Mg chelatase-like AAA ATPase — MHASIRTVAFRGIDTIPVDVQVHVANGLPSMAIVGLADKAVAESKERVRAALASIGLALPPKRIAINLAPADVVKEGAHFDLPIALGLLVAIGSIPRDAVDGHMVLGELSLHGAIEPVSGVLPAAMAAVAGGLDLICPAGCGPEAAWANELAIVAAPDLMALLNHLRGVQHLPQPQAELLPPARNAPDLSDLRGQETARRVLEIAATGRHNLLMIGPPGAGKSMLAARLPGLLPPLSPREALDVTMLHSIAGQLPAGGLVQSRPFRDPHHSVSMAALVGGGARARPGEISLAHGGVLFLDELAEFAKTVLDALRQPLETGQVVVARANHHVTYPARFQLIAAMNPCRCGYLGDPARACTRAPDCGRIYCARVSGPMLDRFDMVIEVPEVSGQLLLDRTPGEASAVVAGRVAAAHEFAARRPATTDDAPDAALQGVSRDATSLLELAIEKKSLSARGFHRVLKVARTIADLQHQPVIDRSHLAEALAYRAMPLLA, encoded by the coding sequence ATGCATGCAAGCATCAGGACAGTTGCCTTTCGAGGCATCGACACGATTCCCGTCGACGTTCAGGTTCATGTGGCAAACGGTCTTCCGTCAATGGCGATCGTCGGGCTGGCTGACAAGGCGGTTGCCGAATCAAAGGAACGGGTTCGGGCGGCGCTGGCGTCAATCGGTCTGGCATTGCCGCCAAAACGGATCGCCATCAATCTCGCACCGGCCGATGTTGTCAAGGAAGGGGCGCATTTCGACCTGCCGATCGCACTTGGCCTTCTGGTCGCCATCGGAAGCATCCCCCGTGATGCGGTCGATGGTCATATGGTGCTTGGCGAGCTGTCATTGCATGGTGCCATTGAACCGGTGTCCGGGGTTCTGCCAGCGGCTATGGCGGCGGTGGCGGGCGGTCTTGATCTGATCTGTCCTGCCGGCTGTGGCCCGGAGGCAGCCTGGGCAAACGAGCTGGCGATCGTCGCGGCACCGGATCTGATGGCCCTGCTCAACCACCTTCGTGGTGTCCAGCATTTGCCCCAACCGCAGGCCGAATTGCTGCCACCGGCCCGGAATGCACCGGACCTTTCGGATCTTCGCGGGCAGGAAACGGCACGCCGCGTTCTGGAAATTGCCGCTACCGGGCGTCACAACCTGTTGATGATTGGCCCCCCTGGGGCCGGCAAATCAATGCTTGCCGCCAGATTGCCGGGGCTGTTGCCGCCTTTGTCACCGCGCGAGGCGCTCGATGTCACGATGCTGCATTCCATTGCCGGTCAGCTTCCGGCAGGCGGGCTGGTGCAAAGCCGTCCTTTTCGTGATCCGCATCATTCGGTTTCAATGGCAGCGCTTGTCGGAGGCGGTGCCCGGGCCAGGCCGGGTGAGATTTCACTGGCGCATGGCGGGGTGTTGTTTCTGGATGAACTTGCCGAATTCGCCAAGACCGTTCTCGATGCCTTGCGACAGCCCCTGGAAACCGGTCAGGTTGTGGTGGCGCGGGCCAATCACCACGTCACCTATCCGGCAAGATTTCAACTGATTGCCGCGATGAATCCCTGCCGGTGCGGGTATCTTGGAGATCCGGCACGGGCCTGTACACGGGCACCGGACTGCGGACGCATCTATTGTGCCCGTGTGTCCGGACCGATGCTGGACAGGTTCGACATGGTGATCGAGGTTCCCGAGGTCAGTGGTCAGCTTCTTCTTGACCGAACACCAGGCGAGGCAAGTGCTGTCGTTGCAGGACGGGTCGCCGCGGCGCATGAGTTTGCCGCCCGGAGACCAGCCACGACAGATGACGCGCCCGATGCGGCGCTTCAGGGGGTCAGTCGGGATGCGACATCCCTGCTGGAACTTGCGATCGAGAAGAAATCATTGTCAGCGCGCGGCTTTCACCGTGTCCTGAAGGTGGCGAGAACCATTGCCGATCTGCAGCATCAGCCGGTCATTGACCGGTCGCATCTTGCCGAGGCGCTTGCCTATCGTGCCATGCCGTTGCTGGCGTGA
- the gshB gene encoding glutathione synthase — protein MPLSIALQMDPIGSIDISGDTSFALALEAQSRGHSLWYYLPDSLSLNEGRVEAVGQTLELRDKVGDHFTAGTPERRSLDGFDVILMRQDPPFDMAYITLTHLLEMLPASTMVVNNPAEVRNAPEKLLVTMFTDLMPPTLISRDIEMIREFRDRHQDIIVKPLFGNGGAGVFRLPPGDQNLNSLLEMFLTTSREPVMVQRYLPEVRQGDKRIILVDGEAVGAVNRVPADGEARSNLHVGGTAEASELTPRDLEICATIGPELRRRGLLFVGIDVIGDYLTEINVTSPTGIREIQRLTGLNIAAMTWDAIERRKSSHASNGMAR, from the coding sequence GTGCCGCTATCCATAGCCCTTCAGATGGACCCGATCGGGTCCATCGACATATCCGGTGACACATCATTTGCGCTGGCACTGGAAGCCCAGTCGCGTGGCCATTCTCTATGGTATTATTTGCCGGACAGCCTGTCGCTGAATGAAGGCCGCGTCGAAGCTGTCGGCCAGACTCTCGAGCTTCGTGACAAGGTCGGGGATCATTTTACCGCCGGAACGCCGGAACGACGCAGCCTCGACGGGTTTGATGTCATCCTGATGCGTCAGGACCCGCCTTTCGACATGGCCTATATCACGTTGACGCACCTTCTGGAGATGCTGCCGGCCTCGACCATGGTGGTGAACAATCCAGCCGAAGTGCGCAACGCGCCCGAAAAACTGCTGGTGACAATGTTCACCGACCTGATGCCGCCAACACTTATTTCCCGCGATATCGAGATGATACGGGAATTTCGGGATCGTCATCAGGATATCATCGTCAAGCCGCTTTTCGGCAATGGTGGGGCCGGCGTGTTCCGGCTTCCACCCGGCGATCAGAACCTGAATTCGTTGCTGGAGATGTTTCTGACCACCTCGCGCGAACCGGTGATGGTGCAACGGTATCTGCCGGAAGTGCGACAGGGCGACAAACGGATCATTCTTGTTGATGGCGAGGCCGTCGGTGCGGTAAATCGGGTGCCGGCGGATGGTGAAGCCAGATCAAATCTGCATGTTGGCGGCACCGCGGAAGCGTCCGAGCTTACGCCGCGCGACCTCGAAATCTGCGCCACCATCGGCCCGGAGCTTCGCCGACGCGGATTGTTGTTTGTCGGCATTGATGTGATCGGCGACTATCTGACCGAAATCAATGTCACCTCGCCAACCGGAATCCGCGAAATCCAGCGCCTGACGGGGCTCAATATCGCTGCCATGACATGGGATGCCATCGAACGCAGGAAATCCAGTCACGCCAGCAACGGCATGGCACGATAG
- a CDS encoding BON domain-containing protein: MSAAKKGEAASVAPRLRTGLALPIAIIVLTGLVAASCAPAVIGAGTAAVAASSTDKGLSTSVSDNLIATKLNDKFIQTDASLFIDIDVSVNNAAILMTGKVKTPEEKVLATKLAWEVRGVREVVNEIQVVDRSSLKDVAKDLAAGAQLRGKLIADPDVSSLNFSIDVVNGTVFLSGVAADAEEMNRVVSHARELRFAQTVVNYIVLRDDLRD; the protein is encoded by the coding sequence ATGTCAGCAGCCAAGAAAGGTGAGGCCGCCAGCGTCGCGCCCCGTCTTCGCACAGGCCTTGCCCTGCCGATCGCCATCATCGTTCTCACCGGTCTTGTTGCCGCCAGCTGCGCGCCGGCGGTGATTGGTGCCGGCACCGCGGCGGTTGCCGCCTCGTCGACCGACAAGGGGCTGTCGACGTCGGTATCGGATAATCTGATCGCAACAAAACTGAATGACAAATTCATTCAGACGGATGCCAGCCTGTTCATCGACATTGATGTATCGGTGAACAACGCCGCCATTCTGATGACCGGCAAGGTCAAAACACCGGAAGAAAAGGTACTTGCCACCAAGCTTGCCTGGGAGGTTCGCGGCGTCCGTGAAGTGGTAAACGAAATTCAGGTGGTCGACCGCAGTTCGCTGAAGGATGTGGCCAAGGATCTGGCCGCCGGTGCCCAGCTTCGCGGCAAACTGATTGCCGACCCGGATGTATCATCGCTGAATTTCAGTATTGATGTGGTAAATGGCACAGTGTTCCTGTCCGGCGTTGCCGCCGATGCCGAAGAGATGAACCGCGTCGTCAGCCATGCCCGTGAACTGCGGTTTGCACAGACGGTGGTCAATTATATCGTGCTTCGCGACGATCTGCGCGACTAG
- a CDS encoding YraN family protein codes for MTSRQQSERHGRTAEALAMMYFRLTGHHILARRWRGHAGEIDLVARRWKVVIFCEVKFRRQAEDGGLPSPQQRRRICRAAEEFMSRHHLSDKIGWRFDLVQISPPFRGNILPVRHLRDAWRCDGRSGP; via the coding sequence ATGACTAGCCGTCAACAGTCGGAGCGCCATGGCAGAACCGCCGAGGCGCTGGCAATGATGTATTTCCGGTTAACCGGCCATCATATACTGGCCCGCCGTTGGCGCGGCCATGCAGGCGAGATCGATCTGGTGGCGCGGCGCTGGAAGGTGGTCATTTTCTGCGAGGTGAAGTTCCGCCGTCAGGCGGAGGACGGGGGCTTACCCTCGCCGCAACAGCGACGGCGAATATGCCGCGCCGCCGAGGAATTCATGTCACGCCACCATCTGTCAGACAAAATTGGATGGCGGTTTGACCTTGTCCAGATTTCGCCACCTTTTCGTGGCAACATACTGCCCGTTCGCCATCTGAGGGATGCGTGGCGGTGTGATGGCCGGTCAGGACCATGA
- the rsmI gene encoding 16S rRNA (cytidine(1402)-2'-O)-methyltransferase codes for MTAAGTLTLVATPIGNLGDFSSRAAETLASAEVIACEDTRVTRKLLRLTGTTTSARMVPYHDHNGAEMRPWIIEQLANGRRVVLVSDAGTPLISDPGYKLVAACHEHGIPVQSVPGPSAVLAALAVSGLPSDRFMFAGFLASAASARRTQIAELADLAATTIWFDTPARLAQSLADMAEIMGRRQAVIARELTKMHEEVIRGDLADLASRIARMARLKGEIVVLVAGKQPEASEFDNDQLTAMLRAELDGQRLRDAVKSVVETTGMPRNQIYRMALELAADKDMTPEQND; via the coding sequence ATGACCGCCGCCGGCACCCTTACCCTTGTCGCAACCCCGATTGGAAATCTCGGTGATTTCTCGTCCCGCGCTGCTGAAACGCTGGCCAGCGCCGAGGTGATTGCCTGCGAGGATACACGCGTCACCCGCAAGCTGCTGCGGCTGACGGGTACCACTACATCTGCAAGGATGGTGCCCTATCATGACCATAATGGGGCAGAGATGCGGCCCTGGATTATCGAACAACTGGCGAACGGACGGCGCGTCGTCCTGGTCAGCGATGCCGGCACCCCGCTGATTTCAGATCCCGGATACAAGCTCGTAGCCGCCTGCCATGAACATGGCATTCCAGTGCAGTCTGTGCCTGGTCCAAGTGCGGTGCTTGCGGCCCTGGCCGTATCCGGTCTGCCAAGCGACAGGTTCATGTTTGCCGGTTTTCTTGCCAGCGCCGCCAGCGCCCGGCGAACGCAGATTGCCGAGCTGGCGGATCTGGCGGCAACAACCATCTGGTTTGATACACCGGCGCGGTTGGCGCAGAGCCTGGCCGACATGGCCGAGATCATGGGTCGGCGCCAGGCCGTTATCGCGCGCGAGCTGACCAAGATGCATGAAGAGGTGATCCGCGGTGACCTTGCAGATCTGGCATCCCGGATTGCCCGCATGGCGCGCCTGAAGGGTGAAATCGTGGTGCTGGTGGCCGGAAAACAGCCCGAAGCGTCCGAATTTGACAATGATCAGCTGACGGCCATGCTGCGTGCGGAACTTGACGGCCAGCGGCTTCGTGACGCGGTTAAATCGGTCGTCGAGACAACCGGAATGCCGCGCAATCAAATCTACCGGATGGCCCTCGAACTGGCAGCCGACAAAGACATGACGCCGGAACAGAATGACTAG
- a CDS encoding penicillin-binding protein activator, translating to MTRLWQLGMAVVLMTGLAGCGVAVDQRTLQTTTAASPPVTGAETPSDLPSGSTPKTSAETSAETSPETPPEAPSATLAATPSATPSATIVRNPGKSADVETDQAEVSVQTENATTEDEVAVASLTPSAPASIDDLLNTARPAGGTRPTAIEPPAPAASDTTSGSATGDGATIARIVPPAPKVTAEAPAPEETTKTKDDVVGDIIWNLESAKRAGPAPPAEPKIPVGPDPSLASDALEAAFAQIARREPALPDDVFVLPPKAPNVTRIALLIPVTGPNAALGAELQNGAELALFSVRNQNIELLVFDTHGEGADMAARQAVVAKADIMVGPLFSEAVVSARKVARQANIPMLALSNNLKIADRGSWLLGYVPEQQVDALLGYALTNGHNRVGIIAEDAPFGRILARHAVDRLAQFGLRPEDTLTLTGAMLADEDQLKSAIRRFTGYRAPAKDEKAPAFSDLPPSRFDALIFAGSADFALRTAPVLAYYDADSERVLYLGNAQWNQQRILTEPSLQGGVFASRPTGRDDIFNGLWSEVWPTRPGVLARLSFDAMAMATVLTGQQRQLWQAALESESGFSGFSGAYRLLPGGGNQRAFELRQIEGGVSAILQPAPDKI from the coding sequence ATGACGAGGTTGTGGCAGCTTGGTATGGCGGTGGTCCTGATGACAGGGCTGGCGGGATGCGGTGTAGCTGTCGATCAGCGAACGTTGCAAACGACGACCGCCGCCTCGCCTCCGGTGACAGGTGCGGAAACACCATCGGACCTGCCTTCGGGATCAACGCCAAAAACATCGGCGGAAACATCGGCGGAAACATCGCCAGAAACGCCCCCCGAAGCGCCATCCGCCACGCTGGCCGCCACGCCATCTGCAACGCCATCCGCCACGATTGTCAGAAACCCTGGGAAATCCGCTGATGTCGAGACAGATCAGGCCGAGGTTTCCGTTCAAACCGAAAATGCCACAACAGAGGATGAGGTTGCTGTTGCCAGCCTTACTCCGTCGGCACCGGCAAGCATTGACGATCTTCTGAACACCGCCAGACCGGCGGGGGGAACCAGGCCGACCGCTATAGAGCCGCCTGCCCCTGCGGCATCGGACACAACATCAGGATCGGCGACGGGAGATGGTGCCACGATTGCCAGAATCGTGCCGCCAGCGCCGAAGGTTACGGCTGAAGCTCCAGCCCCCGAGGAGACCACCAAGACAAAGGACGATGTTGTCGGTGACATCATCTGGAATCTGGAATCGGCCAAGCGGGCAGGGCCAGCCCCGCCGGCGGAACCCAAGATACCTGTCGGCCCAGACCCGTCGCTTGCCAGCGACGCGCTGGAGGCGGCTTTCGCGCAGATTGCGCGGCGTGAACCTGCGCTGCCGGATGATGTGTTCGTACTGCCCCCAAAGGCCCCGAATGTGACCCGGATTGCCTTGTTGATCCCTGTCACCGGGCCGAACGCCGCACTTGGCGCCGAGCTTCAGAACGGCGCCGAACTGGCGCTGTTCTCGGTACGCAACCAGAATATCGAGCTTCTGGTCTTTGATACGCATGGCGAGGGCGCTGACATGGCTGCAAGACAGGCCGTTGTTGCGAAGGCGGATATCATGGTTGGCCCGCTTTTTTCCGAGGCTGTGGTCAGCGCCCGAAAGGTTGCCAGACAGGCCAACATTCCGATGCTGGCCCTGTCGAACAATTTGAAAATTGCCGATCGGGGAAGCTGGCTTCTTGGTTATGTTCCCGAACAGCAGGTTGATGCGCTTCTTGGCTATGCGCTGACAAATGGCCACAACCGGGTCGGGATCATCGCCGAAGATGCCCCGTTTGGTCGGATTCTGGCGCGCCACGCGGTGGACCGGCTGGCGCAGTTCGGGTTGCGACCGGAAGATACACTGACCTTGACAGGCGCCATGCTTGCTGACGAGGACCAGCTGAAATCGGCAATTCGCAGATTTACCGGCTACAGGGCACCGGCCAAGGATGAAAAGGCACCTGCCTTCTCCGACCTGCCACCATCGCGGTTTGATGCGCTGATATTTGCGGGAAGCGCCGATTTTGCGCTCCGCACCGCACCGGTTCTGGCCTATTACGACGCCGATTCAGAGCGCGTCCTCTATCTTGGCAACGCACAATGGAACCAACAGCGGATTCTGACCGAACCGTCCCTTCAGGGCGGCGTGTTCGCCTCGCGCCCGACCGGGCGTGACGATATTTTCAATGGATTGTGGTCAGAGGTATGGCCAACGCGTCCCGGTGTGCTGGCACGGCTCAGCTTTGATGCGATGGCGATGGCGACCGTATTGACCGGACAACAGCGCCAGCTCTGGCAGGCGGCGCTTGAGTCGGAGTCGGGCTTCAGTGGCTTCAGCGGTGCCTATCGTCTGCTTCCCGGTGGGGGCAACCAGCGGGCCTTTGAGCTGCGCCAGATCGAGGGCGGTGTTTCGGCCATATTGCAACCGGCACCAGACAAGATCTGA
- the hemW gene encoding radical SAM family heme chaperone HemW translates to MRPQTENPLALYVHWPFCRAKCPYCDFNSHVAQDIDHQRFAAAYRREMTHMAAHYGAGRKLVSVFLGGGTPSLMPVSLVAGILGDAERIFGFADAVEITAEANPTSSETAMFEGFRAAGVNRVSLGIQSLRDDGLAFLGREHSANDARNAIAAAQRSFKRVSGDLIYARRDQTLDSWTSELREMLELGLTHMSLYQLTIEQGTIFHTRSRRGEQLVPPDDLAADMYEATDEIMTGAGLPAYEISNHATDGEACRHNLVYWRAQDWIGIGPGAHGRVTVPDGRVGIATRRNPAGWLDAVHLNGHGIDTITEDDVGEAFAEWLMMGLRLGEGVSLAAMQSLFPSRTSRLDESALAGHVDTGMLEIVADRLRATKSGRLLLNRLLADLLIAD, encoded by the coding sequence ATGAGGCCACAAACCGAAAATCCGCTGGCGCTCTATGTACACTGGCCGTTCTGCCGCGCCAAATGCCCCTATTGCGATTTCAACTCGCATGTTGCGCAGGATATTGATCATCAACGCTTTGCCGCCGCCTATCGTCGTGAAATGACACATATGGCGGCCCATTACGGAGCCGGACGAAAGCTGGTCTCTGTGTTCCTTGGTGGTGGCACGCCAAGCCTGATGCCGGTCTCGCTTGTCGCCGGTATTCTTGGCGATGCGGAGCGGATTTTTGGCTTTGCCGATGCTGTGGAAATCACCGCCGAAGCCAACCCGACATCGAGCGAGACAGCCATGTTCGAAGGGTTCCGTGCTGCCGGGGTCAACAGGGTCTCGCTTGGCATTCAATCGCTTCGCGATGATGGCCTTGCCTTTCTTGGCCGCGAACATTCCGCCAATGATGCCCGCAACGCCATCGCCGCAGCACAGCGGAGTTTCAAGCGCGTTTCGGGTGATCTTATCTATGCCCGGCGCGACCAGACACTCGACAGCTGGACGAGCGAATTACGGGAGATGCTGGAACTTGGCCTGACCCATATGTCGCTCTATCAGCTGACAATTGAACAGGGGACCATATTCCACACCCGAAGCCGCCGCGGCGAACAGCTGGTCCCGCCGGACGATCTGGCGGCGGACATGTATGAGGCAACGGACGAGATCATGACCGGAGCCGGACTTCCAGCCTATGAAATCTCCAATCATGCAACTGATGGCGAGGCCTGCCGGCATAATCTGGTCTATTGGCGGGCCCAGGACTGGATCGGCATCGGTCCCGGCGCGCATGGCCGGGTAACGGTGCCGGACGGCAGAGTCGGGATTGCCACCCGTCGAAACCCCGCAGGCTGGCTTGATGCCGTCCATCTCAACGGGCATGGCATTGATACCATCACGGAAGATGATGTTGGCGAGGCCTTTGCCGAATGGCTGATGATGGGGTTGCGTCTTGGCGAGGGCGTTTCACTTGCCGCCATGCAATCGCTGTTTCCCTCCCGCACCTCGAGGCTGGATGAATCCGCGCTTGCTGGACATGTCGATACCGGAATGCTGGAAATCGTTGCCGATCGTCTTCGCGCCACAAAATCCGGGCGGCTGCTTTTGAACAGACTTCTGGCCGATCTTCTGATCGCCGACTGA
- the rdgB gene encoding RdgB/HAM1 family non-canonical purine NTP pyrophosphatase: MARMFTGDELVIASHNDGKLREIAALFANRPFLVTSAKTYDLPEPEETEDSFLGNAALKARATAAATGKAALADDSGLVVPALNGAPGIYSARWAGPDKDFILAMQKVETSLAATGGKDRRAHFICALVLCWPDGHEEGFEGRIDGTLVWPPRGDRGFGYDPIFVAEGHGLTFGEMEPAEKLAMGHRARAFAGLVAACFP; encoded by the coding sequence ATGGCACGTATGTTCACCGGGGACGAGTTGGTCATCGCATCGCATAATGATGGCAAGCTTCGCGAGATCGCGGCGTTGTTTGCCAACAGACCCTTCCTTGTCACTTCGGCAAAGACCTATGATCTTCCCGAACCGGAGGAAACCGAAGACAGTTTTCTCGGCAATGCGGCTCTGAAGGCGCGGGCAACGGCAGCGGCAACGGGCAAAGCTGCGCTTGCCGATGATTCCGGGCTTGTGGTGCCGGCGCTCAATGGCGCGCCGGGCATCTATTCGGCGCGGTGGGCCGGCCCGGACAAGGATTTCATCCTGGCAATGCAGAAGGTAGAAACATCGCTTGCCGCCACCGGCGGCAAGGACAGGCGGGCGCATTTCATCTGCGCGCTTGTGCTGTGCTGGCCAGACGGTCATGAAGAGGGGTTTGAAGGTCGCATCGACGGCACCCTTGTCTGGCCGCCACGCGGCGACAGGGGTTTTGGATATGATCCGATCTTTGTTGCCGAAGGGCATGGGCTGACCTTTGGCGAGATGGAACCGGCGGAGAAACTTGCCATGGGGCATCGTGCCAGAGCCTTTGCCGGGCTTGTCGCCGCCTGTTTTCCATGA